The genomic window TTCATCAATATGCAAATGAATGTTCATCTCTGCATGTTCTGCCATTCCAATCGCAAGAGGAGTCGAACGTGACCCTGGACTAACGACGGTATGCCGAACTCCTGCTTTCACCAATTCATCGACAAACGCCGCTACATATAACGTTAACTCATCGTTCATCTTTTTTTCACTCCTAAGGCGGATAACATTGGTTTTAATTTCACTTTTGTTTCCTCATATTCGCTTGCCGGATCAGAATCTCCAACTACGCCGCAGCCGGCAAATAAAATGGCTTCGTTTCCTTGCAATAGTCCTGACCGAATCGCAACAGCAAACTCCCCATTTCCAAATGTATCTATCCATCCTATTGGCGCAGCATACCAGCCCCGGTCAAGCGGCTCTAGCGCGCGAATCGTTTCTAGTGCCGTTTCGCGCGGCGTCCCTCCTAACGCTGGAGTCGGGTGGAGCCGTTCGACAAGTGAAACGAGCGAAACGTTGCGCCGACTTTCTCCGATGACTGGCGTATAGAGGTGCTGAATATCTCTCATTTTCAATAACTGCGGACGTGGAGAAATATCGATGGTATCGCACATTTCCGCCATCGCTTCTTTTATCATTTCGACAACAAACTGATGTTCTTGTAAATTTTTTTCATCTTGCAATAACCAATTTCCAAGTTCCTCGTCTTCCTGTATCGTTTTTCCTCGGCGAATCGATCCAGCCAAACACGTAGAATAGCAAACCGTCCCCTCTTTTTTGACAAGCTGTTCTGGAGAAGCACCTATAAAACAACGACCATCTTGCTCAAAGGCAAATAAATAACTCATTGGCTGCTGCTCGCGCAACCGTTCCAATAATGCTACAACATCTAGTCTGTCGGCAAACGCAAACCGTTCTTCCCGCGCTAATACAACTTTTGCAAATTCCCCTAGCCGAATGCGCTCAATCACTTGTTTGACCGCTTTTATCCATTCTTCTTTTCCACGTTCTTCACAACGAACGAGCGGCGGGAGAGGAGAAGGGAAAAAAGGGTCATCGGAATAGGTGAATAGCTGTTGAACACGCACTATTTCACCTTCCTCGGACTGCGAAGGCAAGGTAATCGTTACGGTTGCCTCTCCGTTTTTTACCGTTAATAATACAGTGGGAACAACAAATGTTGCATCGGAAAAATGCTGCCACTGCTCGCTCTTTCGTTTCAACGGATCAAATGAAAACCCGCCGAAAAGAATGGGACCGGCACTTGTTTTGTTAGAATGAATCGTCGTTCGTTCGATAAAACGCTTCCACTCTGTTTCAACGGTGGCAAATCGTGCTTCATTGCCGTTGACAACGATTGTGTACGTGCAGCCAATTCCGACATATGTCGTTTCATTGTTGCGGTCGGACCAATAAAATCGGGTTTTAAAGCCGCTCTGCTCTGCCAGATAGAAAAATTGGAGAGGATCGACCAATGAAATCGATTCGCTCCAGCTAACGAACGATGTGCACGCAGTTTTTATGATTGCATCCCATTGTTCTTTCGTTTTATGTTGAAATAAAGTCGTCACTGTAATCCCGCTTTCTTATCGTACTAAACTTTTTATAGCAAAAATCAATCGCCTATTCCATTATATATAATAGGAAATAATTTATCTATGCCAAAAGGGTTGACACCTTCTTTGCGTTTACCTACACTTATTTTGAACGTTTTTTGAACAATTCTTTTATCCACAAGGGGTATGATGTATGCAATCGCCTTTACCGACACAACAATCATTTCAGTCGGAGCGGGATTGGCGCGTATGGTGGCGGCTAACGCGACCGCACACATTAACAGCTGCGTTCGTCCCTGTTTCGATTGGCACTGCATTAGCTTTTCACGAAACCAACATACGGCTTTCTTTATTTGTAGCAATGCTTGTCGCTTCTTTGCTTATCCAAGCAGCAACCAATATGTTTAACGAATATTATGATTATAAGCGAGGGCTTGATTCAGCAGAATCGGTCGGCATCGGTGGCGCAATCGTTCGTGACGGCATTGCTCCGAAAACAGTGCTATGGCTTGCGGTCTCTTTCTTTATTGCCGCAATGTTCATTGGCATCTATATTTGCATCCATAGCAGTTGGTGGCTCGCTGCAATCGGTGTCGTTTGCATGGCGGCAGGCTATTTTTATACCGGTGGTCCACTTCCAATTGCCTATACTCCATTTGGTGAACTCGCTGCTGGTTTTTTTATGGGGGTTGTCATTATTTTAATTTCTTTCTTTATTCAAACGGGCAGCGTAACAATGGTGCCGATTGTCGTATCGGTTCCTATCGCTATTTTAGTCGGTTCCATTTTGCTAGCGAATAATATTCGCGACCTTGACGGCGACCGGAAACATGGGAGAAAAACGATGGCAATTTTAGTCGGTCGCACAAATGCCATTCGTATCTTAGCAGGCATGCTTATCTTTTCATTTGCATGGATCATTGGATTAGTTGCTTTTCATGTGGTTTCCGCATGGACGCTGCTTGTTTTCTTAAGCGTTCCAAAGGCAATCGCCGCAACGAAAGGATTCATCGGAAAAACAAAGCCGCTTGACATGATGCCTGCAATGAAAGCAACAGCACAAACGAATACACAGTTCGGGTTTTTGCTAGCAATCGGTCTTTTCATCAGCCATTGGCTGTAAACACGGTTTGATCGACCGTGTTTTTTTTATGTTTTCGTCCATACTACATCGTAAAGA from Anoxybacillus amylolyticus includes these protein-coding regions:
- a CDS encoding isochorismate synthase, producing MTTLFQHKTKEQWDAIIKTACTSFVSWSESISLVDPLQFFYLAEQSGFKTRFYWSDRNNETTYVGIGCTYTIVVNGNEARFATVETEWKRFIERTTIHSNKTSAGPILFGGFSFDPLKRKSEQWQHFSDATFVVPTVLLTVKNGEATVTITLPSQSEEGEIVRVQQLFTYSDDPFFPSPLPPLVRCEERGKEEWIKAVKQVIERIRLGEFAKVVLAREERFAFADRLDVVALLERLREQQPMSYLFAFEQDGRCFIGASPEQLVKKEGTVCYSTCLAGSIRRGKTIQEDEELGNWLLQDEKNLQEHQFVVEMIKEAMAEMCDTIDISPRPQLLKMRDIQHLYTPVIGESRRNVSLVSLVERLHPTPALGGTPRETALETIRALEPLDRGWYAAPIGWIDTFGNGEFAVAIRSGLLQGNEAILFAGCGVVGDSDPASEYEETKVKLKPMLSALGVKKR
- a CDS encoding 1,4-dihydroxy-2-naphthoate polyprenyltransferase, which produces MQSPLPTQQSFQSERDWRVWWRLTRPHTLTAAFVPVSIGTALAFHETNIRLSLFVAMLVASLLIQAATNMFNEYYDYKRGLDSAESVGIGGAIVRDGIAPKTVLWLAVSFFIAAMFIGIYICIHSSWWLAAIGVVCMAAGYFYTGGPLPIAYTPFGELAAGFFMGVVIILISFFIQTGSVTMVPIVVSVPIAILVGSILLANNIRDLDGDRKHGRKTMAILVGRTNAIRILAGMLIFSFAWIIGLVAFHVVSAWTLLVFLSVPKAIAATKGFIGKTKPLDMMPAMKATAQTNTQFGFLLAIGLFISHWL